The following are encoded in a window of Kitasatospora fiedleri genomic DNA:
- a CDS encoding MBL fold metallo-hydrolase, translated as MLLFSFPAGGFGTNCYVLAAEPGGPCLVVDPGQAATDPLLRLFAEHRLEPAALLLTHGHMDHSWCARELGAQTGAPAVLHAADRFMLADPAAPLPPTFPGRLLAGYPESEPERLTLLEGSADLELAGLRVRAHHGPGHTEGSTMFRVDPVRDGDPALLFTGDTLLADRLGDSGLPGGSRTRLESSLRRVCGPLDDSTVLLPGHGPAAALGTARRGLPLLRGEAA; from the coding sequence ATGCTCCTGTTCTCCTTCCCGGCCGGCGGCTTCGGCACCAACTGCTACGTGCTGGCCGCCGAGCCGGGCGGGCCCTGCCTGGTGGTCGACCCCGGGCAGGCCGCCACCGACCCGCTGCTGCGGCTGTTCGCCGAACACCGGCTGGAGCCGGCGGCGCTGCTGCTCACCCACGGGCACATGGACCACAGCTGGTGCGCCCGGGAGCTGGGCGCGCAGACCGGCGCGCCGGCCGTGCTGCACGCCGCCGACCGCTTCATGCTCGCCGACCCGGCCGCGCCGCTGCCCCCGACCTTCCCCGGCCGCCTGCTCGCGGGCTACCCGGAGAGCGAACCGGAACGGCTGACCCTCCTGGAGGGCTCCGCCGACCTGGAACTGGCCGGACTGCGGGTCCGGGCCCACCACGGCCCGGGGCACACCGAGGGCTCCACGATGTTCCGGGTCGACCCGGTCCGGGACGGCGACCCCGCCCTCCTGTTCACCGGCGACACCCTGCTCGCCGACCGCCTCGGCGACTCCGGCCTCCCCGGCGGCAGCCGCACCCGGCTGGAGTCCTCGCTGCGCCGCGTCTGCGGCCCGCTGGACGACAGCACGGTGCTGCTCCCCGGCCACGGCCCGGCCGCCGCGCTCGGCACCGCCCGCCGCGGCCTCCCGCTGCTGCGCGGCGAGGCCGCCTGA